In a single window of the Cervus elaphus chromosome 1, mCerEla1.1, whole genome shotgun sequence genome:
- the OVCH2 gene encoding ovochymase-2, with protein sequence MHISKKKLILLFGIIFLEQSESATLSLPKVPTCGQSPVKPQPLNYLNIFSRIVGGRQVAKGSYPWQVSLKRRQKHVCGGTIISPQWVITAAHCVANRHTVSTFNVTAGEYDLRYVEPGEQTLTIETIIIHPHFSTKKPMDYDIALLKMAGAFHFDQFVGPMCLPEPGEQFKPGFICTTAGWGRLNENGVAPQVLQEVNLPILTQDECITALLTLEKPISGQTFLCTGFPDGGRDACQGDSGGSLMCRNKKGTWTLAGVTSWGLGCGRGWKNNLQKDDQGSPGIFTDLTKVLSWIHKHIQIGNQRKSSRATCSEQDRVVRASEGELHFPESPFLYYESKQQCAWTLLAPEGMHVLLSFSHFDAESCDHNYLSIYSLEDTLIAKFCGERLASSVLIGSNAIRLSFISDNTDYAVGFNLTYKSLKPNYLPDSGCDSLTILFEEGLIQSLHYPEDYSDMASCNWVFQAPKHYLVKLSFQDLKIEENGDCTSDYVSVHGDVERKKEIARLCGFAVPTPMVSITGVMSISFQSNENTTFRGFQATVSFIHETDFNISGLENESVFLETWNAPPEESKDSGRI encoded by the exons TTCCTACTTGTGGGCAGAGTCCAGTGAAGCCACAACCTTTGAACTACCTGAACATTTTCAGTCGCATCGTTGGGGGAAGGCAAGTGGCAAAGGGTTCCTACCCTTGGCAG GTGTCTCTGAAACGAAGGCAGAAGCATGTCTGTGGTGGGACCATCATCTCCCCACAGTGGGTGATCACAGCTGCTCACTGCGTTGCAAACAG ACATACTGTATCAACTTTCAATGTTACTGCTGGTGAATATGACTTGAGATATGTGGAGCCAGGAGAGCAAACCCTCACCATTGAAACCATCATCATACACCCACACTTCTCTACCAAGAAACCAATGGATTATGATATCGCTCTTTTGAAGATGGCTGGAGCTTTCCATTTTG ATCAGTTTGTGGGGCCCATGTGTCTTCCAGAACCAGGGGAACAATTTAAGCCTGGATTTATTTGTACAACCGCAGGCTGGGGCCGCTTGAATGAAA ATGGTGTTGCTCCGCAAGTCTTGCAGGAAGTGAACCTGCCCATTTTGACCCAGGATGAGTGTATTACAGCTCTGTTGACCCTAGAGAAACCCATCAGTGGGCAGACCTTTCTCtgcacaggcttcccagatggaggTCGCGATGCATGTCAG GGAGACTCGGGAGGTTCCCTCATGTGCCGGAATAAGAAAGGGACTTGGACTCTGGCTGGTGTGACTTCCTGGGGTTTGGGCTGTGGTCGAGGCTGGAAAAACAATCTGCAAAAAGACGATCAAGGATCCCCTGGGATCTTCACAGATCTTACTAAAGTGCTTTCTTGGATCCACAAACACATCCAAATTGGTAATCAA AGAAAGAGCTCCAGAG CCACATGCAGTGAGCAGGATCGCGTGGTCAGAGCATCAGAGGGGGAGCTGCACTTCCCAGAAAGCCCCTTCCTATATTATGAGAGCAAGCA ACAGTGTGCCTGGACCCTGTTGGCACCAGAGGGAATGCACGTGCTCCTCAGTTTTTCCCACTTTGATGCAGAGTCTTGTGACCATAATTACCTGTCAATATATTCTTTAGAAGACACACTTATTG CGAAATTCTGTGGAGAGAGACTGGCTTCATCAGTTCTTATTGGCTCCAATGCTATAAGGCTGAGCTTCATCTCTGATAACACAGATTATGCCGTTGGGTTCAATCTCACCTATAAATCTCTTAAACCAAACTACCTTCCTG ATTCTGGCTGTGACTCCTTAACGATCCTGTTTGAAGAAGGCCTCATACAGAGTCTTCACTATCCTGAAGACTACAGCGACATGGCCAGCTGCAACTGGGTCTTTCAAGCCCCCAAACATTACCTAGTTAAG CTTTCATTTCAGGacctaaaaatagaagaaaatggagaCTGCACTTCCGACTATGTGAGCGTACATGGGGAcgtagaaaggaagaaagaaatag CTCGCCTCTGTGGCTTTGCTGTCCCCACCCCCATGGTGAGCATCACCGGGGTAATGTCCATCAGCTTCCAGtccaatgaaaacacaaccttcAGAGGCTTCCAGGCTACAGTTTCCTTCATTCATGAAACAG ATTTTAACATCTCTGGATTAGAGAATGAATCCGTGTTTCTGGAGACATGGAATGCACCACCTGAAGAATCCAAGGATTCTG gGAGAATTTAG